A single window of Flagellimonas maritima DNA harbors:
- the gcvP gene encoding aminomethyl-transferring glycine dehydrogenase, which yields MNTEVFAQRHIGISEKDLHHMFKTIGVENMEQLISETIPDDIRLKEPLKLPEGISEHGFLSHIQQLSQKNKVFKTYIGLGYHESLTPSVIKRNILENPGWYTAYTPYQAEIAQGRLEALLNFQTMVCDLTGMALANASLLDESTAAAEAMTMLFDVRSRQQKKDGALKFFVSEEVMPQTLSLLQTRSTPLGIELVIGNHEEFDFSEGFYGALLQYPGKHGQVHDYADFVQKAKVNDITVAVAADILSLVLLTPPGEWGVDVVVGTTQRFGIPLGYGGPHAAFFATKEAYKRSIPGRIIGVTRDTDGNRALRMALQTREQHIKRDKATSNICTAQVLLAVMAGMYGVYHGPDGLKFIANKVHDTSKLLSKELKKLGLEQTNTAFFDTIKVKVPDSRKLKAIAEKNNINLNYIDAETVSVSLNEAVSQNDLELLISCFSEFQNTEQKNSSADNTDVIPSSLQRKAPFLEHEVFNSYHSETELMRYIKKLERKDLALNHSMISLGSCTMKLNAASEMLPLSWANWGNIHPFVPLDQAEGYQSVLNELEKQLNVITGFAATSLQPNSGAQGEYAGLMTIRAYHKSRGEEHRNICIIPASAHGTNPASAVMAGMKVVVTKTDEKGNIDVADLKEKVQLHSENLAALMVTYPSTHGVFESSIVHITDLIHKNGGQVYMDGANMNAQVGLTNPAVIGADVCHLNLHKTFAIPHGGGGPGVGPICVAEQLKPFLPTNPVIETGGEKAITAISAAPWGSALACLISYGYIKMLGTKGLTASTEIAILNANYIKEKLKGKFDVLYAGEKGRAAHEMIIDCRPFKVNGVEVTDIAKRLMDYGFHAPTVSFPVAGTMMIEPTESESLSELDRFCNAMIAIREEIDEVSTEDHNNVLKNAPHTLEMVTSDNWDYPYSRQKAAFPLAYVHENKFWPSIRRTDEAFGDRNLICTCAPIEAYAEA from the coding sequence ATGAATACAGAAGTATTTGCCCAAAGGCACATTGGCATTTCAGAAAAAGACCTTCATCATATGTTTAAAACTATTGGGGTTGAAAACATGGAGCAATTGATTTCCGAAACTATCCCAGATGATATTAGACTAAAAGAACCGTTGAAACTCCCAGAAGGAATAAGCGAACATGGGTTCCTTTCCCATATTCAGCAATTATCACAAAAAAACAAGGTTTTCAAAACCTATATAGGATTGGGGTATCATGAGAGTTTAACACCGTCCGTAATCAAAAGAAACATTCTGGAAAACCCGGGCTGGTACACTGCTTATACGCCATACCAGGCCGAAATAGCCCAAGGCCGCTTGGAAGCCTTGTTGAATTTTCAGACCATGGTATGCGATTTAACGGGAATGGCGTTGGCAAATGCTTCTCTTTTGGATGAAAGTACTGCTGCTGCTGAAGCAATGACCATGTTGTTTGACGTTCGCTCAAGACAACAAAAGAAAGACGGTGCACTTAAATTCTTTGTTTCCGAAGAAGTGATGCCCCAAACTTTAAGCTTGCTTCAGACAAGATCTACTCCACTTGGAATTGAATTGGTGATAGGCAACCATGAGGAATTTGACTTTTCCGAAGGGTTTTATGGTGCATTGCTACAATATCCCGGCAAACATGGTCAAGTACATGATTATGCAGATTTTGTGCAAAAGGCAAAAGTTAACGACATTACAGTTGCCGTTGCCGCAGATATTCTCAGCTTGGTTTTATTGACCCCTCCTGGTGAATGGGGCGTGGACGTAGTGGTAGGCACAACGCAACGCTTTGGAATTCCTTTGGGGTATGGCGGGCCACATGCAGCGTTCTTTGCCACAAAAGAAGCCTACAAAAGAAGTATTCCGGGAAGAATCATAGGGGTTACAAGAGATACAGACGGTAATCGTGCATTGCGAATGGCACTACAGACCAGGGAGCAACATATTAAAAGGGATAAAGCGACTTCCAATATCTGTACGGCTCAGGTCCTGCTGGCCGTGATGGCGGGAATGTACGGGGTTTACCATGGACCGGACGGATTAAAATTCATCGCCAACAAGGTGCACGATACATCCAAACTTCTTTCCAAAGAACTCAAGAAACTGGGATTAGAACAAACAAACACTGCCTTTTTTGATACGATTAAAGTAAAGGTCCCGGATTCAAGAAAACTAAAGGCCATTGCTGAAAAAAACAACATCAATCTCAATTATATCGATGCTGAAACAGTTTCCGTTTCCCTGAACGAAGCTGTTTCCCAAAATGACCTCGAACTTTTAATTTCCTGTTTTTCCGAATTCCAAAATACGGAACAGAAAAATTCTTCTGCCGATAATACGGACGTAATTCCAAGTTCTTTGCAAAGAAAAGCTCCGTTTTTGGAGCACGAAGTCTTCAACTCCTATCATTCCGAAACAGAATTGATGCGTTACATCAAAAAATTGGAGCGAAAAGATCTTGCATTGAACCATTCGATGATTTCCTTGGGCAGTTGTACCATGAAATTGAATGCGGCATCTGAAATGCTTCCTTTAAGCTGGGCAAATTGGGGCAATATTCATCCTTTTGTACCGCTTGATCAGGCTGAGGGATATCAATCTGTTCTAAATGAACTTGAAAAACAACTGAATGTCATTACTGGATTTGCTGCAACGTCGTTGCAACCAAATTCGGGAGCGCAAGGTGAATATGCTGGATTGATGACCATTAGGGCATATCACAAATCCCGCGGCGAAGAACATCGCAATATCTGCATCATCCCAGCATCAGCTCACGGAACCAATCCTGCATCGGCCGTAATGGCAGGTATGAAAGTGGTCGTTACCAAAACCGATGAAAAAGGAAATATCGATGTTGCAGATTTAAAAGAAAAAGTACAATTACATTCCGAAAATCTTGCCGCCTTAATGGTAACATATCCTTCCACCCATGGCGTTTTTGAATCCTCTATTGTTCACATAACCGATTTGATCCATAAAAACGGTGGTCAGGTCTATATGGACGGCGCAAACATGAATGCCCAAGTAGGACTTACCAATCCAGCCGTCATCGGTGCCGATGTGTGTCATTTAAATCTACATAAAACTTTCGCCATACCCCATGGTGGTGGTGGCCCAGGTGTGGGACCAATATGCGTAGCCGAGCAATTAAAACCTTTTCTTCCCACGAACCCAGTGATTGAAACCGGAGGAGAAAAGGCAATTACCGCAATATCGGCAGCACCTTGGGGGAGTGCTCTGGCCTGTCTGATTTCGTACGGTTATATTAAAATGCTTGGGACAAAAGGACTAACAGCGTCCACAGAAATTGCGATTTTGAACGCCAACTATATCAAAGAAAAGCTCAAAGGTAAATTTGATGTTCTTTATGCAGGGGAAAAAGGAAGAGCTGCCCATGAAATGATTATCGATTGCAGACCTTTTAAAGTAAATGGCGTAGAAGTAACAGATATTGCCAAACGCCTTATGGATTACGGTTTTCATGCACCCACCGTATCCTTTCCTGTCGCTGGGACCATGATGATAGAACCTACGGAAAGTGAGAGTCTTTCAGAATTGGATAGATTTTGCAATGCAATGATAGCTATTCGTGAAGAGATAGATGAGGTGAGTACAGAAGACCACAACAACGTGCTTAAAAATGCACCACACACCTTAGAAATGGTGACAAGCGATAATTGGGACTATCCCTACAGCAGGCAAAAAGCTGCTTTTCCGTTAGCTTATGTTCACGAAAATAAGTTTTGGCCATCAATCAGAAGAACCGATGAAGCGTTTGGGGATCGTAATTTAATTTGTACGTGTGCACCTATTGAGGCTTATGCCGAAGCATAG
- a CDS encoding 3-oxoacyl-ACP synthase III family protein: MKIGITGTGSYIPSIITKNEDFLDHEFLGSDGATFGDNNPVIIEKFKSITGIAERRYAQAELKTSDLGYLAAERAIEDAGIEKESLDYIIFAHNFGDLTPGKIQGDTLPSLATRVKHLLKIKNPKCVAYDMIFGCPGWIEGVIQANAFIKSGLAKKCLVIGGETLSRVIDEYDRDSMIFSDGAGAAIIQADQESSEILSHISATYANEEAYYLFFDKTNDSEGCSNTRYIKMHGRKIYEFACTHVPKAMATCLNESGVSIDEIKKVFIHQANEKMDEAIIKRFYRIYDKEAPKDIMPMSIHKLGNSSVATIPTLFDLVRKGELDQHEIKKGDVVIFASVGAGMNINAIVYRY, from the coding sequence ATGAAAATTGGCATCACCGGTACCGGAAGTTATATTCCATCGATTATCACAAAAAATGAAGACTTTTTAGACCATGAGTTTTTAGGGAGCGATGGAGCAACTTTTGGGGACAACAATCCTGTCATCATTGAAAAATTCAAGTCCATCACAGGAATTGCAGAACGGCGTTACGCCCAAGCTGAATTAAAAACCTCGGATTTGGGGTATTTGGCCGCAGAAAGGGCGATTGAAGATGCAGGGATAGAGAAGGAATCGCTGGACTATATCATTTTTGCACATAATTTTGGAGATTTGACACCTGGAAAAATCCAAGGCGATACATTACCTAGTTTGGCAACAAGGGTGAAACATTTGTTGAAAATCAAAAACCCAAAGTGTGTGGCCTATGATATGATTTTTGGATGCCCTGGCTGGATCGAAGGAGTCATCCAAGCCAATGCATTTATCAAAAGTGGTCTGGCAAAAAAATGCCTTGTTATCGGTGGCGAAACACTTTCCAGGGTCATAGACGAATATGACCGTGATAGTATGATTTTTTCAGATGGTGCAGGTGCAGCTATAATCCAAGCTGATCAAGAATCGAGCGAAATACTTTCACATATTTCTGCCACTTACGCCAATGAAGAAGCATATTACCTCTTTTTCGATAAAACCAATGATAGTGAGGGATGCTCGAATACGAGGTATATAAAAATGCACGGGCGAAAAATATATGAATTTGCATGTACCCATGTTCCCAAAGCCATGGCCACTTGCTTGAATGAAAGTGGAGTGTCCATAGATGAGATAAAAAAAGTCTTTATCCATCAAGCCAATGAAAAAATGGACGAAGCCATTATAAAGCGATTTTATAGAATATATGATAAGGAAGCTCCAAAAGACATTATGCCAATGAGCATCCATAAACTGGGCAACAGTTCCGTGGCAACTATCCCAACATTATTTGATTTGGTACGAAAGGGGGAACTGGACCAACATGAAATAAAAAAGGGAGATGTTGTTATCTTTGCAAGCGTTGGCGCTGGTATGAACATCAACGCCATTGTTTACAGATATTAA
- a CDS encoding methyltransferase, with protein MYENNFPNKRYKHTLAFLQKHIATSESILDLGVENPFSEIMKSKGYQVENTGGEDLDVDFETVTNSNADVITAFEIFEHLVAPFNVLKETRAKKLVASIPMRLWFTSAYRSKTDPWDRHYHEFEDWQFDWLLEKAGWTIKDSAKWTNPTKKIGVRPLLRFFTPRYYIVYAERKS; from the coding sequence ATGTACGAAAACAACTTTCCCAACAAACGTTATAAACACACATTGGCATTTTTGCAAAAGCACATAGCTACTTCGGAATCTATTTTGGATTTGGGTGTGGAAAATCCGTTTTCAGAAATCATGAAGTCTAAAGGATATCAGGTTGAAAACACAGGAGGAGAGGATTTGGACGTTGATTTTGAAACAGTCACCAATAGTAACGCCGATGTGATTACCGCTTTTGAGATTTTCGAACATTTGGTCGCTCCTTTTAATGTGCTAAAAGAAACGAGGGCAAAAAAATTGGTAGCTAGCATACCTATGCGGTTATGGTTTACATCCGCATACCGAAGCAAGACGGATCCTTGGGACCGACACTATCACGAATTTGAGGATTGGCAGTTTGATTGGCTTTTGGAAAAAGCAGGGTGGACTATAAAGGACAGTGCCAAATGGACAAATCCAACCAAGAAAATAGGGGTTAGGCCATTATTGCGGTTTTTTACACCTCGGTATTACATCGTCTACGCAGAGCGAAAGTCCTGA
- a CDS encoding glycosyltransferase family 2 protein, which translates to MRISIIIPAHNEAKYLGDCLDALVAQTSTPDEVLIVDDNSSDDTFSIASTYSDKFDWIRVFQRKSIDEHIPGKKVVDTFNFGLQHASGFDLIGKFDADIILPPNYFEVMLNHFQSNWKLGMCSGLLYVNKEKKWVYENIADKDHIRGPIKLYHKACFNKIDGLRPGVGWDTVDVLLAKYHDFEIKTDSSLKVEHLRPTGHGYSSKNYKAKGEALYKMRYGILLTKIAALKMAWQAKNPNLFFQMLIGHSKAAIRQLPRYVSKEEGIFIRKYRWKGIWSKISRNNFSSQS; encoded by the coding sequence ATGCGAATAAGCATCATCATTCCTGCACATAACGAAGCTAAATATTTGGGCGATTGTTTGGATGCTCTTGTTGCCCAAACCTCTACTCCAGATGAGGTGTTGATTGTAGACGACAATTCCAGTGATGATACTTTTTCCATTGCTTCAACATACTCGGACAAGTTCGATTGGATACGAGTGTTTCAACGAAAATCGATAGACGAACATATTCCCGGAAAAAAGGTGGTGGATACTTTTAATTTTGGACTGCAACATGCTTCGGGCTTCGACCTAATAGGAAAGTTCGATGCCGATATAATACTTCCACCCAACTATTTTGAAGTCATGCTGAACCATTTTCAAAGCAACTGGAAATTGGGAATGTGCTCTGGATTGCTCTACGTTAATAAAGAAAAAAAATGGGTCTATGAAAATATAGCTGATAAAGACCATATTCGAGGCCCCATAAAATTATATCACAAAGCCTGTTTCAATAAAATTGATGGATTACGTCCAGGAGTAGGTTGGGATACCGTGGATGTACTTTTGGCCAAATACCACGATTTTGAAATCAAAACCGATTCAAGTCTAAAAGTAGAGCATCTTCGCCCCACGGGACATGGATACAGTTCCAAAAATTATAAAGCAAAGGGCGAAGCATTGTACAAAATGCGCTACGGAATCCTGCTCACAAAAATAGCTGCGCTTAAGATGGCCTGGCAAGCAAAAAATCCTAATCTTTTTTTTCAAATGCTCATTGGTCATTCCAAAGCGGCCATCCGTCAATTACCAAGATATGTTTCCAAGGAAGAAGGTATTTTTATACGAAAGTATCGGTGGAAGGGTATTTGGAGCAAAATATCCAGAAACAATTTCTCTAGCCAATCCTAA
- a CDS encoding T9SS type A sorting domain-containing protein — MEKVQIITQNLSIGKIFCSFILTFFYFLQIQSVNAQVPGESYFDDNGHIEYIYGNYPLIISVPHGGYLQPDEIADRDCNGCTYQPDLFTQELGKEITESFFNQTGYYPHVIITLLHRRKLDTNRSIDTGADGDLIAEQAWEAHQDFIESAKEDVIQDFDRGLFVELHGHGHPKQRVELGYILDNTQLAYTDETLNTPLNINNNSIRSLIYDNQLSLEHSELLRGPLSFGSLLVQKGYPAVPSPEDFFPLADDPFFNGGYNTFLHGSRNNGGPIDSFQIECDQNIRINGGEEARQQFAVSAALSLHQFLSLHYGIGIIDFDNDGALSDVDCNDFDATINPNAEEVPYNGIDDDCNPDTPDDDLDGDGFVNSEDCDDTDAQINPNAEEVPYNGIDDDCNPDTPDDDLDGDGFVNAEDCDDNDATINPNVEEVPYNGIDDDCNPDTADDDLDGDSFVNADDCDDTDAKINPNAEEIPYNGIDDDCNLDTPDDDLDGDGYVNADDCDDTDAQINPNAEEVPYNGIDDDCNPDTPDDDLDSDGFINVDDCDDNDATINPNVEEVPYNGIDDDCNPDTPDDDLDGDGFINVNDCDDNDAAINQDAEEVPYNGIDDDCNPDTPDDDLDGDGFVNADDCDDNDVTINPDAEEVPYNGIDDDCNPDTPDDDLDGDGFINVDDCDDTDAAINPNAEEVPYNGIDDDCNPDTPDDDLDGDGFVNAEDCDDNDATINPNVEEVPYNGIDDDCNPDKPDDDLDGDGFINVNDCDDTDATINPNAEEIAYNGIDDDCNLDTPDDDLDGDGFVNSDDCDDNDATINPNVEEVPYNGIDDDCNPDTPDDDLDGDGFINVNDCDDNDAAINQDAEEVPYNGIDDDCNPDTPDDDLDGDGFVNADDCDDNDVTINPDAEEIPNNGIDDDCDATTLDKNDTGITEITEKPEDKSFVIYPVPTKELLYISGPENTLYKVSVFDGNGRLVLVDEVQDILNLDQLQEGVYTLIFLDSKNLRKFIKKIAISK; from the coding sequence ATGGAAAAAGTTCAGATAATAACTCAAAATCTATCTATAGGGAAAATCTTTTGCAGCTTTATTTTAACTTTTTTTTACTTTTTACAAATACAATCTGTCAATGCCCAGGTACCGGGTGAAAGCTATTTTGATGATAATGGACACATTGAATATATTTACGGGAATTACCCCCTTATTATATCTGTTCCTCATGGAGGATATTTGCAGCCTGATGAAATAGCGGATAGGGATTGTAATGGATGTACCTATCAGCCGGATTTATTTACACAAGAATTGGGAAAGGAAATAACCGAGTCGTTTTTCAATCAAACAGGATACTATCCCCATGTCATTATAACCTTGCTCCATAGGCGTAAATTAGATACTAATCGCTCAATCGATACCGGTGCGGATGGTGATTTAATTGCTGAGCAAGCATGGGAAGCCCACCAAGATTTTATAGAATCGGCAAAAGAAGATGTTATTCAAGATTTCGATAGGGGATTATTCGTAGAACTTCACGGGCATGGCCACCCCAAACAACGAGTGGAGTTGGGCTATATATTGGACAATACGCAATTAGCCTATACCGATGAAACTTTGAACACACCATTAAATATTAATAATAACAGCATTAGATCATTGATTTATGACAATCAATTATCATTGGAACATTCAGAATTATTAAGAGGCCCTTTGAGTTTTGGTTCATTGCTCGTGCAAAAAGGCTATCCCGCAGTACCCAGCCCAGAAGATTTCTTTCCATTAGCAGACGATCCCTTCTTTAATGGAGGCTATAATACGTTTTTGCATGGATCTAGAAATAATGGTGGTCCTATCGATTCGTTTCAAATTGAATGTGATCAAAATATTAGAATCAATGGTGGGGAGGAAGCTAGACAACAATTTGCAGTATCCGCAGCACTTTCCTTACACCAATTTTTAAGCTTGCACTATGGTATCGGCATAATTGATTTTGATAACGATGGCGCTTTAAGCGATGTAGATTGTAATGACTTTGATGCCACAATAAATCCAAATGCCGAAGAGGTTCCATACAACGGCATTGATGACGACTGCAATCCGGACACGCCAGACGATGACCTTGACGGGGATGGCTTTGTCAACTCAGAAGACTGCGACGATACCGATGCACAAATAAATCCAAATGCTGAAGAGGTTCCATACAACGGTATCGATGATGACTGCAACCCGGACACGCCCGATGATGACCTCGATGGGGACGGTTTTGTCAACGCAGAAGACTGCGACGATAACGATGCGACCATAAATCCAAATGTCGAAGAGGTTCCATACAATGGCATTGATGACGACTGCAATCCAGATACGGCCGATGATGACCTCGATGGGGACAGTTTTGTCAACGCAGACGACTGTGACGATACCGATGCAAAAATAAATCCAAATGCCGAAGAGATTCCGTACAACGGCATTGATGATGACTGCAACCTGGATACGCCCGATGATGATCTCGACGGGGACGGCTATGTCAACGCAGACGACTGTGACGATACCGATGCACAAATAAATCCAAATGCCGAAGAGGTTCCATACAACGGCATTGATGACGATTGCAACCCCGATACGCCAGACGATGACCTTGACAGTGATGGATTCATTAACGTCGATGATTGCGACGATAACGATGCGACCATAAATCCAAATGTCGAAGAGGTTCCATACAACGGCATTGATGACGACTGCAACCCCGATACGCCCGACGATGACCTTGACGGGGACGGATTCATTAACGTCAACGATTGCGACGATAACGACGCCGCTATAAATCAAGATGCTGAAGAGGTTCCATACAACGGCATTGATGACGATTGCAACCCCGATACGCCAGACGATGACCTTGACGGGGACGGTTTTGTCAACGCAGACGACTGCGACGATAACGATGTGACAATAAATCCTGATGCCGAAGAGGTTCCATACAACGGCATTGATGACGATTGCAACCCCGATACGCCAGACGATGACCTTGACGGTGATGGATTCATTAACGTCGATGATTGCGACGATACCGACGCCGCTATAAATCCAAATGCCGAAGAGGTTCCATACAACGGCATTGATGACGATTGCAACCCGGACACGCCCGATGATGACCTCGATGGGGACGGTTTTGTCAACGCAGAAGACTGCGACGATAACGATGCGACCATAAATCCAAATGTCGAAGAGGTTCCATACAACGGCATTGATGACGACTGCAACCCCGATAAGCCCGACGATGACCTTGACGGTGATGGATTCATTAACGTCAACGATTGCGACGATACAGACGCCACAATAAATCCAAATGCCGAAGAGATTGCCTACAACGGCATTGATGATGACTGCAATCTGGATACGCCAGACGATGACCTGGATGGGGATGGCTTTGTCAACTCAGACGACTGCGACGATAACGATGCGACCATAAATCCAAATGTCGAAGAGGTTCCATACAACGGCATTGATGACGATTGCAACCCCGATACGCCCGACGATGACCTTGACGGGGACGGATTCATTAACGTCAACGATTGCGACGATAACGACGCCGCTATAAATCAAGATGCTGAAGAGGTTCCATACAACGGCATTGATGACGATTGCAACCCCGATACGCCAGACGATGACCTTGACGGGGACGGTTTTGTCAACGCAGACGACTGCGACGATAACGATGTGACAATAAATCCTGATGCCGAAGAAATCCCAAATAATGGTATTGACGATGATTGCGATGCGACAACATTGGACAAAAATGATACGGGTATCACTGAAATCACTGAAAAACCTGAAGATAAAAGTTTTGTGATTTATCCTGTCCCTACTAAAGAACTGCTGTATATTTCCGGACCGGAAAATACCTTATATAAGGTTTCGGTTTTTGATGGTAATGGAAGATTGGTGCTTGTGGATGAGGTTCAGGATATATTGAATCTTGACCAGTTACAGGAAGGAGTCTATACGCTGATATTTCTGGATTCAAAGAATTTAAGGAAATTCATAAAGAAAATCGCTATAAGTAAATAG
- the pafA gene encoding alkaline phosphatase PafA: MKKHTLLLLLIVLLTSICSIAQRKKKNNVAEETLQIAHSPKLVVGIIVDQMRYDYLTRFWNHYGDGGFKRLIKDGFICKNNHFNYAPTSTGPGHASVYTGTTPAVHGIIGNNWYEKEGNTTLYCAGDDLCNSIGSSSMAGKMSPRNLLTTTITDQLRLHTQKRGKVIAVALKDRGAVLPGGHMANAAYWFEGADEGKWISSSYYMSELPKWVTDFNASGRIKEYKKPWNTLKDIDTYLESGSDNNKYEGTFDDEKTPTFPHSTPNLLSKEKDFEILKYTPYGNSITADFALEALEKENLGKDAITDFLAISFSSTDYIGHKFGVNSKEMQDAYLRLDLDLERILLALDEKVGEGSYTVFLTADHGAINVPAYLRDQKIPAGYLNLKELKIKFNEFLKYKYGSTDIVKNISNTQVFLDKKIIDNLDMDLNDVEEEIAQELLKHEDIAQVFTGYQMWNNAYSSGLPYILQNGWNQKRSGDIIFVQKPGYVVSYRETGSTHGSPMIYDTHVPLLFFGNGIKKGSTAKRTEIPDIAPTISTLLGIAFPNGTTGTPIEEVLD; the protein is encoded by the coding sequence ATGAAAAAACATACGCTTTTACTACTACTTATAGTTCTTTTAACGTCAATTTGTTCAATTGCACAACGCAAGAAAAAGAATAACGTTGCAGAGGAAACGCTCCAAATTGCACATTCTCCAAAATTGGTTGTAGGTATTATAGTTGATCAAATGCGATATGATTATTTAACAAGGTTTTGGAACCACTATGGTGATGGAGGTTTTAAACGTTTGATCAAAGATGGATTTATTTGCAAGAACAATCATTTTAATTATGCACCTACCAGTACAGGCCCTGGACACGCCTCGGTATATACAGGCACTACACCAGCTGTTCATGGAATCATAGGTAACAATTGGTATGAGAAAGAGGGGAATACAACATTGTACTGTGCAGGTGATGATTTATGTAATTCTATAGGATCAAGTTCAATGGCTGGGAAAATGTCGCCGCGTAACTTGTTAACTACAACTATTACCGATCAATTACGGTTACATACGCAGAAAAGAGGTAAAGTAATTGCGGTTGCTTTAAAGGATAGGGGAGCGGTATTGCCGGGCGGACACATGGCCAATGCTGCATATTGGTTCGAGGGAGCTGATGAAGGAAAATGGATCAGCAGTTCTTATTATATGTCAGAACTTCCTAAATGGGTAACGGATTTTAACGCATCCGGTAGAATAAAGGAGTACAAAAAACCATGGAATACTCTAAAGGACATTGACACATATCTGGAAAGTGGCAGTGATAACAATAAGTATGAAGGCACGTTCGATGATGAAAAGACACCTACATTTCCACATAGTACACCTAATTTATTGAGCAAGGAAAAGGACTTTGAAATCTTAAAATATACACCGTATGGCAATAGTATTACTGCAGATTTTGCTTTGGAAGCACTCGAAAAAGAAAATTTGGGAAAGGATGCCATTACTGATTTTTTGGCAATAAGTTTTTCAAGCACGGATTATATTGGACACAAATTTGGAGTAAATTCAAAAGAAATGCAAGATGCGTATTTACGATTGGATCTAGATCTGGAAAGAATTCTACTGGCGCTCGATGAAAAAGTTGGTGAGGGGTCCTATACAGTTTTTCTAACTGCGGATCATGGAGCAATAAATGTTCCAGCTTACTTGAGGGACCAGAAGATACCTGCCGGTTATTTGAACCTAAAAGAGTTAAAAATAAAATTTAATGAATTTTTAAAATATAAATACGGCTCTACAGATATTGTCAAGAATATTTCCAATACTCAGGTTTTTTTGGATAAAAAGATAATTGATAATCTAGATATGGATTTAAATGATGTGGAAGAGGAAATTGCTCAAGAACTACTGAAGCACGAGGACATTGCACAAGTGTTTACGGGATATCAGATGTGGAACAATGCTTATAGTTCTGGGTTACCTTACATATTGCAAAACGGTTGGAATCAAAAAAGATCAGGTGATATTATATTCGTTCAGAAGCCAGGCTATGTTGTTTCATACAGAGAAACAGGTTCTACCCATGGATCACCTATGATCTACGATACTCATGTGCCACTTCTGTTCTTTGGGAATGGCATCAAGAAAGGTAGTACTGCCAAAAGAACAGAAATTCCAGATATTGCACCTACAATTTCCACTTTACTGGGTATAGCTTTCCCTAATGGAACAACTGGAACACCCATAGAAGAGGTTTTGGACTGA
- a CDS encoding MlaE family ABC transporter permease, with protein MNYLESIGQYFIMAWEVFKKPTKWPIMRTLILKEIDELIFGSLGIIIFIAFFIGGVVTIQTALNLTNPFLPKSLIGFAARQSVILEFAPTFTSIIMAGKVGSYITSSIGTMRVTEQIDALEVMGVNSLNYLVFPKIVAMFMYPFAVAIAMFVGILGGWIAAVFGGYAPSGEFIKGLQLDFESFHVTYAFIKTFLFAYVIATVPSFHGYYMKGGALEVGKASTTSFVWTSVVIIILNYILTQLMLG; from the coding sequence ATGAACTACCTTGAATCGATTGGACAATACTTCATCATGGCATGGGAAGTATTCAAGAAGCCTACGAAATGGCCAATCATGAGAACCCTCATTTTAAAAGAAATCGATGAATTGATATTCGGTTCCTTGGGCATCATCATTTTCATTGCATTTTTTATTGGTGGGGTAGTCACCATACAGACCGCGTTGAATCTTACCAATCCTTTTTTGCCCAAAAGCCTTATTGGTTTTGCGGCAAGACAATCGGTTATTCTGGAATTTGCCCCTACGTTCACTTCCATAATAATGGCGGGAAAAGTTGGATCTTACATTACCTCAAGTATTGGAACCATGAGAGTGACCGAACAAATCGATGCTTTGGAAGTAATGGGCGTCAATTCCTTGAACTATTTGGTCTTTCCTAAAATAGTGGCAATGTTTATGTATCCATTTGCTGTCGCTATAGCGATGTTCGTAGGAATATTGGGTGGGTGGATCGCTGCTGTTTTTGGAGGTTATGCACCAAGTGGAGAATTTATAAAGGGGCTTCAATTGGATTTTGAGTCGTTTCATGTAACCTATGCATTTATCAAAACATTCCTATTTGCCTATGTGATTGCCACAGTACCCTCTTTCCATGGATATTATATGAAAGGTGGTGCGCTAGAAGTTGGTAAAGCAAGTACCACTTCGTTTGTATGGACCAGTGTGGTCATCATAATTTTAAATTATATTCTCACACAATTAATGTTGGGCTAA